TATCTTTACCAAAAGCCGATGTAGATGGATAAAATTAATGTGCTTATAGTAGAAGATACAGTCTCTGAAAGAGATGCACTAATTCCTGTTTTAGAAGCAAATAATTATAATGTTCTTGGTGTAGCGTCAACATTTAAAGACGCACTTCAGCTTTATAATAGTACTAATCCAGATGTTCTAATCATTGATATTTTTTTAAACGGCACACCAGACGGTATTAACTTTGCGGAGTTTGTCGATGCTAGTAGTAACGGCTCAAAGCCCTTTGTGTTTTTAACTAGTTCTACTGACAGAAAAATTTTCGAAAAAGCTAAGCTGGCTAAACCTTTTAGTTACTTGTTGAAACCTTTTAATGAACTAGAATTACTTTACGCAATTGAGATGGCTGTAGAAAAGTTTTACAACCAAAACGATGTATTTTCTGGAGATGAAGAAGACACTGTAATAAGTGATGAGCATTTATTCATTAAAAAAGGGAAATCACTAAAGAAGGTTCTTGTTAGTGACATTATTTATGTCGAAGTTGAAGATAAATATTGCAACGTTGTAACTGAAAAAGAAAATTTTGTCATTTTAATGTCTTTAAAGAAGATGATAAAGTTTTTAAACTCTTCTCTTTTTTATCAAACACATCGACGTTTTGTAGTAAATATTGAAAAGATTCAAGAAATCACGATTTCAGATAATTTAATCTTACTTTCTGGAGGTCACAAAGTTGATATTAGTGATAATTATCGTGATGTCATAAAAGACATTAAAACGTTGAAATAGTTTGGGTTTTTCCTTTACTTCAAACTTTCAAAATTTAATACCAAAAAATTCCGCTTTCGCGAATAAGAAATTCCGTTTTACAACATTTTAAAAATTTTGCCTGAGTTTATACTGTAGATTTGTGTCAAACAAAACACACAGTTATGTCTTACAGATACAAAGTTCACTCAGCCATATATTCTTGCAATGCATCACAATCTGATATCATTGCTGGTTACGATGTTACAGAAAAAGTACAAAGCTTATTAAGTGAGCCAAAAAGTAATGGTGTTTTACATGTTGATGAAGGCAAAATCAGAAATTCGAAAACCGAATGCTCTTCAAAATGTTTTGCAATAATTGTAACGGTTGTATATCCTAGCGGAAATATAGAAACGAGGTTTACATCCTGCGGAGAAGGTAGTACGCTAAATATAAAAGAATCTGGAGTTGTTTGCTCCTTTTAAAAACATATAATTCAATTGCGCATAAGTAGGTGAACCAAGTTGTGGTAATTACTATTGGGGGATTTAATTTACACTTCAATTATTCACCAAAATTAACCAGGAGAGAAATCTTCTGGTTTTTTAATTTTCAGGATAAATACTATTTCTAAAAGTGTAAATTTGAATACATTCTAATTTCAATATGTATAAGATTACCATAATAGCAGGTGCGCGACCAAATTTCATAAAAATAGCACCTATAATGTATGCGCTTAAAGAAGCAAAAGAAAAAGGTTTCAATATATCTTATAGATTGGTGCATACAGGTCAGCACTACGATAAAAATATGTCTGATAGTTTTTTTGAGCAACTCTCTATTCCTGAACCTAATACTAATTTAGAATGTTCAGGTGGTTCTCAGGCAGAACAAACAGCAAGTATATTATTAGCATTTGAAAAAGAATTAAAAATAAATCCTGCAGATTTACTTATAGTGGTTGGTGATGTGACATCTACAATGGCTTGCACACTTGTAGCTAAAAAAAATAATGTAAAAGTTGCACATGTTGAAGGTGGAATACGTTCAGGAGATATGACAATGCCAGAAGAAATTAATAGAATTGTTACCGATAGCATAGCCGATTATTTTTTTACAACATCAGAATTAGCAAATCAGAATTTAATAGCTGAAGGTGTTGATAAAAATCAGTTGTTCTTAGTTGGTAATACAATGATAGATACTTTACTTAAAAATAAACAACGTTTTTTTAAGCCAGAAATATGGGGTAATTTAAATTTAAGACTTAAGTCATATGTAGTTTTAACCATGCATCGTCCTGCGAATGTTGATGCTGAAAAAAACTTGGAAGCTATGTTGAATGAAATCATTCTTCAAACAAAAAATTTACCAATTATATTTCCAGCACATCCACGAACACAAAGAATCTTATCAAAACTTAATATTGAAAGTAATCGACTTCACATAGTTGAACCCTTAAGCTATTTGGAATTTAATTATTTAGTAAAAAATGCTAAAGCTGTTATTACAGATTCGGGAGGTATCACTGAAGAAGCCTCTATAATGAATGTGCCTTGTCTAACTCTAAGAGATAATACCGAACGTCCAGAAACGATTACTTTAGGTACTAACGAACTTATTGGTACAAATCCTAAAAATCTAAAAACTTATTTAAATAAACTATTTGATGGACAATGGAAACAAATGCAATCTATTCCGTTCTGGGACGGAAAAACTGCTGAACGTATCGTTAAAGTAATTACTAATAATCTAATTAAGAATTAGCTAAACGTTTAAGATTTGTAATTGTTTCAGGCTGATTATCGCTTTTAAAAACGTGGCTACCAGCAACAAAAACATTAGCACCAGCATCTGCTAGCTTTTTAATGTTTTTATCTGTTACACCTCCATCAATTTCGATAAGTGTATTTAAACCTTGTTCATCAATCATCTTACGTAATTTTTTTACACGATTATAAGTGATATCTTCAAATTTTTGACCCCCAAAGCCAGGATTAATAGACATTAACAAAACCATGTAACATTCAGGTAAAATATCTTCTAATACAGAAACAGGAGTTGTCAAGTTCAGAACAATGCCAGCTTTGCAACCAGCAGCTTTTATTTGTCTAAGTGTTCTGTGAAGATGCACAGTGCTTTCGTGATGCACAGTGATAATATCTGCACCAACTTTGACAAATTCTTCGATATAACGTTCAGGTTTCTCAATCATTAAATGAACATCTAGTGGCTTAGTCGCGTGCTTTTTAATAGCAGCTATGACAGGCATGCCATAAGAGATATTTGGCACAAAATGTCCATCCATAACATCAATGTGAAACCAGTCGGCATCACTATTATTTACCATTTCAGTATCACGTTGAAGATTTCCGAAATCTGAAGCAAGCATTGAAGGTGCTATGAGGCATTTACTCATTTGTTTTTGTTTAAGAAGTTTGTTGTTAATTCAATTAATTCGTTTGCAGGTAAATATTCTGCTTTTTTAATCCAACTGAAGTACAAATATAGTTTTTTCATACTACTAAATTTTTGAAAGGCATCAAATTCACCACTATTATAATCTTTTAATATTTTTCCTTCAATTTTGGTATTTAGCAATCTAATAACACCTGTATGTCAAGAGTCATTTTTATCTTTTCGTATAGTGGGTCTATTTTCTCGTCCTCACCTTCAAGAATCTGAAAAAAGTGTTTGTTTTTAATGATTAATAGCCCAGTAACATTCAAAAGTTTATTTTTCTTATTGACTGTTTGAATTAATTTGTCAATATCGTGCTTACTTAAATCTTTAGAAAAATTACTAATGTAATAAATGGCTTTCAACAGAGGAACGATTAAGTTTGATATAACTAAGTTACTTAAAAAAGTGAAACCCCGGTAATCAGCCGAGGTTTCTTTCATCAATCAAAAAACGAACAGTTATGTTTTGTAACTGTTGTTACCGTAATTCAGTCGTATTTCTTATAAAAACTAACAGATTTTACTGTGAGTTTATTTTCAAATATAAACAACTAAAATGATATTTTAAAACTTCTTTAACAATTCAAAGAATTCCTTACCCTAAAGTTGGATGATGAGTGTGCCGAAGCTTATCCCAAATAGGTCTTTAATATTTTGCTTCTTGAGGTATGTTTTAATCTACGAATAGCTTTTTCTTTTATTTGTCTAACACGTTCTCTCGTAAGGTCAAACGTTTCTCCAATTTCTTCAAGAGTCATCGGGTGTTGGTTACCTAAACCAAAATACAAACGAATAACATCTGCTTCACGAGGTGTTAATGTCTCAAGTGCACGTTCTATTTCAGTACGTAAAGATTCATGTAATAAATCCCTATCAGGGTTTGGAGACTCTCCACTACGTAATACATCGTATAGATTAGAATCTTCTCCTTCAACAAGCGGTGCATCCATTGATACGTGACGACCAGAATTTTTCATTGACTCTTTAACATCGTTAATAGTCATATCTAATTCCTTTGCTATTTCTTCTGCAGAAGGCGGGCGCTCATGACTTTGCTCTAAAAAAGCAAATGTCTTGTTGATTTTATTAATAGAACCAATTTTATTAAGAGGCAAACGTACAATACGAGACTGTTCTGCCAATGCTTGTAAGATTGATTGTCTAATCCACCATACAGCGTATGATATAAATTTAAAACCACGTGTCTCATCAAAACGTTGAGCTGCTTTAATTAGACCTAAATTACCTTCATTAATTAAATCAGGTAAAGTTAAGCCCTGGTTTTGGTATTGTTTAGCCACAGATACTACAAAACGTAAGTTTGCCTTTGTTAGTTTCTCTAAAGCGATTTGGTCACCAGCTTTGATACGCTGTGCCAATTCTACTTCTTCGTCCGCCGTGATAAGGTCTACTTTTCCAATTTCTTGTAAGTATTTGTCTAACGATGCAGTTTCTCTGTTGGTTACCTGCTTGGTAATTTTAAGCTGTCTCATGTATTTTATATGTGCAATTTTTGGGGCAACACTATGTTGCGCTATAGTTATACGCAAAAAGTAAATGTTTTGTTACAATATTTTAATTTTTTTTACATATTATTTTGTCTTTTAATTTTTGCTATTCCTCTTCAAAAGTTTGAGAGTCTCCAAAGTTTGCAGATCTTGCATTTATCGCATCATTTGTGATGGCGTCCACAACTATAGCTACTAAACTTAAATTACTGTTGTTTTCTATGCTAGCAGGTAGTGAGCCTATTATAGTTGTTGTATACTCTTCTTCACCAACAACTTCAGATGAAGGAATAGATTCTCCGAGTAAATCTGTGTAGGCTGCTCTTAATACATGATTGTGTTCAAAATTTACTAATGGATTAACACCTCCATAATAGCTTGTACCATTTGTTTGGTTGAATTCTAATCCATCTTCAAGAAGGTATAAAACAATTCTTAAGTCAGTAGCAGCTATTTCACCACCAAATTTAACTTTAACCTCTACAGATACATTGTTGCCGTTTAGAGTAGGCACTATTGCAAGGCCCAAATCTGCATCATCTCCTGTTAAGTTTGTTACTTGTGCAACATTATTTGGCTCTGGAAAAGTCCAATCTGTAGTACGGTCTAACATTGCTGTAGGATACCCAGTAAGATTAATCATGTCCTCAAGAGCACCTGCATTAAAATTATACGGGTCATAAGAACCGCTTGCTGGATTTGTACTTCCTCTATGTATAGCAACAATTATTGCATCATCTGTTTGTCCATTTACTAAATCAATGGCATGAGATACTCTTGGGCAAAATTGACACCAAGTTCCAGTGTAATCTTCTATTAAAACATTTTTAGTAAACTTAGTTGGCGGCGGCGCCACAATAACTTGTAATGAATTACTGTTTAATCCATCATAAGTGGCCGTGACATCTAAATTACCGACAGTTGTTGTTTGGTAAGTATTATTGGCTAAAGGTGTACCATTTACAGAAATGGTACTTTGGCTAGTAACATTCTCACTTGTATCACCTACAACTTGAAATGTTACAGTGTCACCTGGATAAATAGGTGCATTGCCTACTCTAAATAATGAAATGCTTGTAATAACTGGCTCTGGGTCGACGGTTATTTGTATTGTATTGCTCGTTAAGTTCTCATATGTAGCACTGACGCTTAGTTGACCAGCAGAATTAGTTTGATAACTACTACCATTTATTGGTGTTCCGTTTACTGTAATGCTACTTGAGGATGTAACCACTGCATTTGTATTTCCTTTAACTTCAAAGGCAACAGTGTCTCCAGGGAATAAAGTCCCTGTCCCAACCCTTGCTAAAGTTATACTTGTAATAGTGTTTGTATTACCTCCTGGGTTCTCATCATCACTACTGCTGCTACAACCTAAAATTGTTAAAGCAGATAGAAAGAATAAAATTTTTGTTGAGAATCTAATCTTCATATTAATTATTTAAAAATTTATGATATTAAAATTATTTTATTTCCTTTTTAGGCATTATAATTGCGAATATATTAATAAAATGTTAAAATCAAAATATGAGAACTTTTTTCACTTTATGTCTTCTGTTTATCACACTTTGTGTTAAGGCACAAGACATTCCAGAAGTCACAGTAAAAAATTTAGCTGGAGATGACATTTCTACGTCAGAATTTAAAAATTCAAAAGACATTAAAGTCATTAGTTTTTGGGCTACATGGTGTGTGCCATGTATTAATGAGTTAGATGCAATAAGCGAGATTTATCAAGATTGGCAGGACGAAACAAATGTTGAAGTTATAGCTATATCTACAGATGATGCTAGAACAAGACGTAGAGTAAAACCCCTGATTAATGGAAAAGATTGGGGGTTTAAAATTTATGTAGACGAAAATCAAGATCTTAAGCGAGCACTTAATATCAATATTTTACCATATGTAATCGTAGTTAAAGAAGGGAAAATAATTCATACAAGAACAGGGTACACGCCAGGTAGTGAAGAAGAACTTTTTGAAATTGTAAAGCAACACACTGATTAATATTTTCCTATTCTTTTATGAAAAAACTAACCACCCTAATTATTTTTTTGAGCTTTGTTTCGTTAGGACATTGCCAATTAATAGAGAACTTACGAGTAGGATTAGAAGTCAATGCTGCTTGGTACAATGATGACAAAAATACAGGACCATTTTTTGATTCTGATAACCAAGATTCAGATAAACATTTAAGAGCTAATAGCTATTTAAAACTCGATTATGACTTTTTGAAAAACTTTACGGCAACTGTGCAATTAGAATCTTATGCACCACTAGCGTTGTTGAATTATTCTCCAAATTTTGATGGTACCAATTTAGGTATATACTCCTTAAACTATAGAAGTGAAAAATTAGAAGCAACCGTTGGACATTTTTATGAGCAATTTGGAAGTGGTCTAATTTTAAGAAATTGGGAAGATCGTCAACTAGGTGTTAATAATGCGTTGTTAGGTGGTCGCGTCAACTATTCAATCTTAGATGAGTTATCGATAACTGCCTTGTATGGTAAGCAACGCGTAGGATTTAAAACTTCTGATGGAGAGATTTTTGGTGCTAATATAGAATATGACCTTTCTAAATCTTTAGGATTATCAGAATCTTCAGTGAATTTAGGATTTAGTTATGTCGGTAGAAAGCAGGATATAGATATTATGAATCCAGAATACGATGAGCTAACAAATTCATTTTCTGGGCGTTTAGATTATTCAAAGAATAGTTTTTATGCAGGTTTAGAATATGTATATAAGTCGGAGGACGTGGCTGTACTAACGGGTCAGTTAATCAATCAATTTGTAAATCCAGGAAGTGCTTTACTTATTAATACAGGATTCTCTAAAAAAGGTTTTGGTTTAGACGCCACTTTTAGAAGATTAGAGAATATGGCATTCTTTTCTGATCGAGAAAAAGCTGGAAATATATACTTGGAGAACAATGTGAATTTCACACCTGCTTTAACAAAGCAACACGATTATTTACTTACTAATATTTTTGTTTATCAAGCACAATCTCAAGTTGTTTTTGCCGATCCTCAATTAACAGAAGTAGGTGAAATTGGTGGTCAAGTCGATATGTATTACAATATTAAAAAAGACACTCCATTAGGTGGAAAGTATGGAACAAAATTAGCTGTTAACGCATCGTATTGGGCAGGATTGAAAGGTAATTATGATTTTAATAACCTGTCCTATGATGTAGACTATTTAGGTTTTGGAGAAAAATACTTTTCAGATATCAGTTTAGAAGTAAGAAAAAAATGGTCTTCAAAGTTGAATACAATATTCTATTATGTTAATCAATATTATAATCAGAGAGCTATTGAGGATAACTTCTCAGGAGAACAAATTCAAACTAATATATTGGCTTTAGAGACTATGCATAGATTAGGTAGTAATGGAAAATCTTTGCGTCTTGTAGCTCAGAAATTATGGTCTAATTCAGATAACCATGATTGGATTGGTGGTGTCGTTGAGTATAACTTTAATACTAAATTCTCTATATATGCCAATGATATATATAATAGCGGAGATGATAGTGATACTACCGAAACGCATTACTATAATTTTGGTGGCAGTTATACAAAAGGAGCTACACGTTTTTCTTTAAATTACGGAAGACAACGAGCTGGATTAGTTTGCGTGGGTGGTGTCTGTCGTTTTGTGCCAGAAGCCACAGGACTTTCTGCTAGCTTCTTATATAGTTTTTAGTCCTATTCAGCCATAGAAAATTTGAGCCGCGTTTTTACGCGGCTTTTTTATATTACACATCAATCGGAGAACTATAAAAAATTCATCTTATAGTCTAAATTTATTCTCTCTTTTGTTAATGAAATTTTATTATGTATTGTTTTAAAAAATAATGCTCTATCTTTTTCACCAGCCGTAGCAAGTAGTTTTGAGTTTGCCATTTGTTTATTCAAAAATTCATGCATCATGTCACATGTTACCTTATTCTCAATTTTAAAATA
This DNA window, taken from Winogradskyella sp. PC-19, encodes the following:
- a CDS encoding TlpA family protein disulfide reductase, with amino-acid sequence MRTFFTLCLLFITLCVKAQDIPEVTVKNLAGDDISTSEFKNSKDIKVISFWATWCVPCINELDAISEIYQDWQDETNVEVIAISTDDARTRRRVKPLINGKDWGFKIYVDENQDLKRALNINILPYVIVVKEGKIIHTRTGYTPGSEEELFEIVKQHTD
- the wecB gene encoding non-hydrolyzing UDP-N-acetylglucosamine 2-epimerase, coding for MYKITIIAGARPNFIKIAPIMYALKEAKEKGFNISYRLVHTGQHYDKNMSDSFFEQLSIPEPNTNLECSGGSQAEQTASILLAFEKELKINPADLLIVVGDVTSTMACTLVAKKNNVKVAHVEGGIRSGDMTMPEEINRIVTDSIADYFFTTSELANQNLIAEGVDKNQLFLVGNTMIDTLLKNKQRFFKPEIWGNLNLRLKSYVVLTMHRPANVDAEKNLEAMLNEIILQTKNLPIIFPAHPRTQRILSKLNIESNRLHIVEPLSYLEFNYLVKNAKAVITDSGGITEEASIMNVPCLTLRDNTERPETITLGTNELIGTNPKNLKTYLNKLFDGQWKQMQSIPFWDGKTAERIVKVITNNLIKN
- a CDS encoding LytR/AlgR family response regulator transcription factor, encoding MDKINVLIVEDTVSERDALIPVLEANNYNVLGVASTFKDALQLYNSTNPDVLIIDIFLNGTPDGINFAEFVDASSNGSKPFVFLTSSTDRKIFEKAKLAKPFSYLLKPFNELELLYAIEMAVEKFYNQNDVFSGDEEDTVISDEHLFIKKGKSLKKVLVSDIIYVEVEDKYCNVVTEKENFVILMSLKKMIKFLNSSLFYQTHRRFVVNIEKIQEITISDNLILLSGGHKVDISDNYRDVIKDIKTLK
- a CDS encoding BLUF domain-containing protein, which produces MKAIYYISNFSKDLSKHDIDKLIQTVNKKNKLLNVTGLLIIKNKHFFQILEGEDEKIDPLYEKIKMTLDIQVLLDC
- a CDS encoding Omp28-related outer membrane protein — its product is MKIRFSTKILFFLSALTILGCSSSSDDENPGGNTNTITSITLARVGTGTLFPGDTVAFEVKGNTNAVVTSSSSITVNGTPINGSSYQTNSAGQLSVSATYENLTSNTIQITVDPEPVITSISLFRVGNAPIYPGDTVTFQVVGDTSENVTSQSTISVNGTPLANNTYQTTTVGNLDVTATYDGLNSNSLQVIVAPPPTKFTKNVLIEDYTGTWCQFCPRVSHAIDLVNGQTDDAIIVAIHRGSTNPASGSYDPYNFNAGALEDMINLTGYPTAMLDRTTDWTFPEPNNVAQVTNLTGDDADLGLAIVPTLNGNNVSVEVKVKFGGEIAATDLRIVLYLLEDGLEFNQTNGTSYYGGVNPLVNFEHNHVLRAAYTDLLGESIPSSEVVGEEEYTTTIIGSLPASIENNSNLSLVAIVVDAITNDAINARSANFGDSQTFEEE
- a CDS encoding RNA polymerase sigma factor RpoD/SigA; amino-acid sequence: MRQLKITKQVTNRETASLDKYLQEIGKVDLITADEEVELAQRIKAGDQIALEKLTKANLRFVVSVAKQYQNQGLTLPDLINEGNLGLIKAAQRFDETRGFKFISYAVWWIRQSILQALAEQSRIVRLPLNKIGSINKINKTFAFLEQSHERPPSAEEIAKELDMTINDVKESMKNSGRHVSMDAPLVEGEDSNLYDVLRSGESPNPDRDLLHESLRTEIERALETLTPREADVIRLYFGLGNQHPMTLEEIGETFDLTRERVRQIKEKAIRRLKHTSRSKILKTYLG
- a CDS encoding DUF6029 family protein, whose product is MKKLTTLIIFLSFVSLGHCQLIENLRVGLEVNAAWYNDDKNTGPFFDSDNQDSDKHLRANSYLKLDYDFLKNFTATVQLESYAPLALLNYSPNFDGTNLGIYSLNYRSEKLEATVGHFYEQFGSGLILRNWEDRQLGVNNALLGGRVNYSILDELSITALYGKQRVGFKTSDGEIFGANIEYDLSKSLGLSESSVNLGFSYVGRKQDIDIMNPEYDELTNSFSGRLDYSKNSFYAGLEYVYKSEDVAVLTGQLINQFVNPGSALLINTGFSKKGFGLDATFRRLENMAFFSDREKAGNIYLENNVNFTPALTKQHDYLLTNIFVYQAQSQVVFADPQLTEVGEIGGQVDMYYNIKKDTPLGGKYGTKLAVNASYWAGLKGNYDFNNLSYDVDYLGFGEKYFSDISLEVRKKWSSKLNTIFYYVNQYYNQRAIEDNFSGEQIQTNILALETMHRLGSNGKSLRLVAQKLWSNSDNHDWIGGVVEYNFNTKFSIYANDIYNSGDDSDTTETHYYNFGGSYTKGATRFSLNYGRQRAGLVCVGGVCRFVPEATGLSASFLYSF
- the rpe gene encoding ribulose-phosphate 3-epimerase; this translates as MSKCLIAPSMLASDFGNLQRDTEMVNNSDADWFHIDVMDGHFVPNISYGMPVIAAIKKHATKPLDVHLMIEKPERYIEEFVKVGADIITVHHESTVHLHRTLRQIKAAGCKAGIVLNLTTPVSVLEDILPECYMVLLMSINPGFGGQKFEDITYNRVKKLRKMIDEQGLNTLIEIDGGVTDKNIKKLADAGANVFVAGSHVFKSDNQPETITNLKRLANS